Proteins co-encoded in one Holophagales bacterium genomic window:
- the rpoB gene encoding DNA-directed RNA polymerase subunit beta, with translation MADRMLAPGQTPRHDFGKIKTFLPLPNLIDVQRRSYEDFLQMDLLPVERADVGLEAVFRGVFPFSDFRETCALEYVSYRIGDLASRSGRLEGIQHLRFTCEHCGATVRVKDPRANRVECQVCGHPNPNKVTIDEVCGTPVELRLPFTVAECQERGLTYAVPLKVTFRLKVFDKENAPTGKSAPKEWPIRDIKEEEVYFGDIPLMTDNGTFIINGTERVIVSQLHRSPGVFFTREGAHTLIGKIIPYRGSWVEFEIDSKGLFGVRIDRKRKFPGTVFLRALGLESDEQILKKFYSAVGLTFDKGKAHLVLPPDVLTKEELRLKHLRGIKKDGKIFADVKLNADQREKLAAGTPVTVAVDPAKLGRILFAVDVVDLSSGEVLYEAGSEVPDDLGTVMTEKQATPVEVLFPDWEPIGETLIATLRKDSVKTKREALLEIYKRMRPGDPPTDESAKNLFVGMFFDPRKYDFSRVGRYKFNIRMDLSTSLDQKTLSSDDFFVVINSLLKLKRDIGKIDDIDNLGNRRVRCVGELLENQFRIGLVRMERAIKEKMSVHQDIDSAMPHDLINSKPVIAAIKEFFGSSQLSQFMDQTNPLSEVTHKRRLSALGPGGLSRERAGFEVRDVHATHYGRICPIETPEGPNIGLISSLSTYARISEYGFIEAPYKKVRDGRVLEHYEVVTVGDSGWSKGAIVEGSELEAMNAKLKKAGKKLAVGRPTAFYLPAWEEEDYSIAQANEPLEADGRFQNDRVQVTLQGEFKAEPREKVQFMDVSPKQLVSVAAALIPFLEHDDANRALMGSNMQRQSVPLLRTEPPIVGTGLEGVVARDSGAVVLCKRDGIVDTVDARRIIVRVEGIGPDGKPREFGADIYPLLKFRRSNQNTCINQKPIVKEGERVVAGRVLADGPCTSGGELALGRNILVAFMPWRGYNFEDAILISEKMVKEDYYTSIHIEEFEIEARETKLGPEEITKDIPNVSEHALRDLDESGIIRIGANVKPGDILVGKVTPKGETQLTPEEKLLRAIFGEKAGDVRDASLKCPPGIEGVVVDVKIFTRKDDEKQKDVRAKQILDEEIGYLNKDADDEIRIVRTEAREKIERLLEGRAVLEDVVDPQGNVLVASGHKLTVEKIGMMGPRLLKGLKLRDEEVRDTVRLVLQRADSQVDVIRKVAADRIHLLSKGDELAPGVNKTVKAYVAMKRKLQVGDKMAGRHGNKGVISRILPEEDMPYLPDGTPVEIVLNPLGVPSRMNVGQILETHLGWAAKALGLSIASPVFDGANEDEIRVLLEKANLPRSGKTDLYDGMTGDRFEQKVTVGYIYMLKLSHLVDDKIHARSIGPYSLITQQPLGGKAQFGGQRFGEMEVWALEAYGAAYTLQELLTVKSDDVEGRSRVYESIVKGEVPEEPGLPESFNVLVRELQSLCLDIELLKV, from the coding sequence ATGGCTGACCGCATGCTCGCCCCGGGGCAGACCCCCCGCCACGATTTCGGCAAGATCAAGACCTTCCTGCCCCTGCCGAACCTGATCGACGTACAGAGGAGGTCCTACGAGGACTTCCTCCAGATGGACCTGCTCCCCGTGGAGCGGGCCGATGTCGGTCTCGAAGCCGTTTTCCGCGGTGTGTTTCCCTTCTCCGACTTCCGCGAGACCTGCGCCCTCGAGTACGTGTCGTACCGGATCGGCGACCTGGCCTCGCGGAGCGGACGGCTCGAGGGAATCCAGCACCTGCGCTTCACCTGCGAGCACTGCGGGGCTACGGTGCGCGTCAAGGACCCGAGGGCCAACCGGGTCGAGTGCCAGGTCTGCGGGCACCCCAACCCGAACAAGGTCACGATCGACGAGGTCTGCGGGACCCCGGTCGAGCTCCGCCTCCCCTTCACCGTGGCCGAGTGCCAGGAGCGCGGGCTGACCTACGCCGTGCCGCTCAAGGTGACGTTCCGGCTGAAGGTCTTCGACAAGGAGAACGCCCCGACCGGGAAGAGCGCCCCGAAGGAATGGCCGATCCGGGACATCAAGGAGGAGGAGGTCTACTTCGGAGACATCCCCCTCATGACGGACAACGGGACCTTCATCATCAACGGCACGGAGCGCGTCATCGTTTCGCAGCTCCACCGTTCGCCGGGGGTCTTCTTCACCCGCGAGGGGGCTCACACCCTCATCGGCAAGATCATTCCCTACCGCGGCTCCTGGGTGGAGTTCGAGATCGATTCCAAGGGCCTCTTCGGCGTCCGCATCGACCGGAAGCGGAAGTTCCCGGGGACGGTCTTCCTCCGCGCGCTGGGCCTCGAGAGCGACGAGCAGATCCTCAAGAAGTTCTACTCGGCCGTCGGTCTGACGTTCGACAAGGGCAAGGCACACCTCGTCCTGCCTCCCGACGTCCTCACGAAGGAAGAGCTGCGCCTCAAGCACCTCCGCGGCATCAAGAAGGACGGCAAGATCTTCGCCGACGTCAAGCTGAACGCCGACCAGCGTGAGAAGCTGGCCGCCGGCACGCCGGTGACCGTCGCGGTCGACCCGGCCAAGCTCGGCCGAATCCTCTTCGCCGTCGACGTCGTCGACCTCTCCTCGGGCGAGGTCCTCTACGAGGCCGGGAGCGAGGTACCGGACGATCTCGGCACGGTCATGACGGAGAAGCAGGCGACCCCGGTCGAGGTCCTCTTCCCCGACTGGGAGCCGATCGGCGAGACCCTCATCGCCACCCTCCGGAAGGACTCCGTCAAGACGAAGCGAGAGGCGCTCCTCGAGATCTACAAGCGGATGCGCCCCGGCGACCCGCCGACGGACGAGAGCGCCAAGAACCTCTTCGTGGGGATGTTCTTCGACCCGCGCAAGTACGACTTCTCGCGCGTGGGGCGCTACAAGTTCAACATCCGGATGGACCTCTCGACGTCGCTGGACCAGAAGACGCTCTCCTCGGACGACTTCTTCGTCGTCATCAACTCGCTCCTCAAGCTCAAGCGCGACATCGGCAAGATCGACGACATCGACAACCTCGGGAACCGCCGCGTCCGCTGCGTCGGCGAGCTCCTCGAGAACCAGTTCCGGATCGGCCTCGTCCGCATGGAGCGGGCCATCAAGGAGAAGATGTCCGTCCACCAGGACATCGACTCCGCGATGCCGCACGACCTGATCAACTCCAAGCCGGTCATCGCGGCGATCAAGGAGTTCTTCGGCTCCTCGCAGCTGTCGCAGTTCATGGACCAGACGAACCCGCTCTCCGAGGTGACGCACAAGCGCCGTCTCTCGGCCCTCGGGCCGGGCGGCCTCTCGCGCGAGCGCGCCGGGTTCGAGGTGCGCGACGTCCACGCCACGCACTACGGCCGCATCTGCCCGATCGAGACGCCTGAAGGGCCGAACATCGGCCTCATCTCGTCCCTCTCGACCTACGCGCGGATCTCCGAGTACGGCTTCATCGAGGCACCGTACAAGAAGGTCCGCGACGGACGCGTTCTCGAGCACTACGAGGTCGTCACCGTCGGCGACTCCGGCTGGTCGAAGGGCGCCATCGTCGAGGGGTCCGAGCTCGAGGCGATGAACGCCAAGCTCAAGAAGGCCGGCAAGAAGCTCGCCGTCGGGAGGCCGACCGCCTTCTACCTTCCCGCGTGGGAGGAGGAGGACTACAGCATCGCTCAGGCGAACGAGCCGCTCGAGGCGGACGGCCGGTTCCAGAACGACCGCGTCCAGGTCACGCTCCAGGGCGAGTTCAAGGCCGAGCCGCGCGAGAAGGTCCAGTTCATGGACGTCTCGCCGAAGCAGCTCGTCTCCGTCGCGGCCGCGCTCATCCCGTTCCTCGAGCACGACGACGCGAACCGGGCCCTCATGGGCTCGAACATGCAGCGCCAGTCGGTTCCCCTCCTCAGGACCGAGCCGCCGATCGTCGGCACGGGTCTCGAGGGCGTCGTCGCCCGGGACTCCGGGGCCGTCGTCCTCTGCAAGAGGGACGGCATCGTCGACACGGTCGACGCCCGTCGCATCATCGTCCGGGTCGAGGGGATCGGCCCCGACGGCAAGCCCCGCGAGTTCGGCGCCGACATCTACCCGCTCCTGAAGTTCCGGCGCTCGAACCAGAACACCTGCATCAACCAGAAGCCGATCGTCAAGGAAGGCGAGCGGGTCGTGGCGGGCCGGGTCCTGGCCGACGGTCCCTGCACCTCGGGCGGCGAGCTCGCGCTCGGCCGCAACATCCTCGTCGCCTTCATGCCGTGGCGCGGCTACAACTTCGAGGACGCGATCCTCATCTCCGAGAAGATGGTGAAGGAGGACTACTACACCTCCATCCACATCGAGGAGTTCGAGATCGAGGCCCGCGAGACCAAGCTCGGCCCCGAGGAGATCACCAAGGACATCCCGAACGTCTCCGAGCACGCGCTCAGGGACCTCGACGAGTCGGGGATCATCCGGATCGGCGCGAACGTCAAGCCGGGCGACATCCTCGTCGGCAAGGTCACGCCGAAGGGCGAGACCCAGCTGACCCCCGAGGAGAAGCTCCTGCGCGCCATCTTCGGCGAGAAGGCCGGCGACGTCCGCGACGCCTCGCTCAAGTGCCCGCCTGGCATCGAGGGCGTCGTCGTCGACGTGAAGATCTTCACCCGCAAGGACGACGAGAAGCAGAAGGACGTCCGGGCCAAGCAGATCCTCGACGAGGAGATCGGCTACCTCAACAAGGACGCCGACGACGAGATCCGCATCGTGCGGACCGAGGCGCGCGAGAAGATCGAGCGCCTCCTCGAGGGCCGCGCGGTCCTCGAGGACGTCGTCGACCCGCAGGGGAACGTCCTCGTCGCCTCCGGGCACAAGCTCACGGTCGAGAAGATCGGGATGATGGGGCCGCGGCTCCTCAAGGGGCTGAAGCTCCGCGACGAAGAGGTCCGCGACACCGTCCGGCTCGTCCTGCAGCGGGCCGACTCCCAGGTCGACGTCATCCGCAAGGTGGCGGCCGACCGGATCCACCTCCTCTCGAAGGGGGACGAGCTCGCCCCCGGCGTCAACAAGACCGTCAAGGCCTACGTGGCCATGAAGCGCAAGCTCCAGGTCGGCGACAAGATGGCCGGCCGCCACGGGAACAAGGGCGTCATCAGCCGGATCCTCCCCGAGGAGGACATGCCGTACCTTCCGGACGGCACGCCGGTCGAGATCGTCCTCAACCCGCTCGGCGTTCCGTCCCGAATGAACGTCGGGCAGATCCTCGAGACCCATCTCGGCTGGGCCGCCAAGGCGCTCGGCCTGAGCATCGCCTCGCCCGTCTTCGACGGCGCGAACGAGGACGAGATCCGCGTCCTCCTCGAGAAGGCGAACCTGCCGCGCAGCGGCAAGACCGACCTCTACGACGGCATGACGGGCGACCGCTTCGAGCAGAAGGTGACGGTCGGGTACATCTACATGCTCAAGCTGTCGCACCTCGTCGACGACAAGATCCACGCCCGCTCCATCGGCCCCTACTCGCTCATCACGCAGCAGCCCCTCGGCGGCAAGGCCCAGTTCGGCGGCCAGCGGTTCGGCGAGATGGAAGTCTGGGCGCTCGAGGCCTACGGCGCGGCGTACACGCTCCAGGAGCTCCTCACCGTGAAGTCCGACGACGTCGAGGGGCGCTCGCGCGTCTACGAGTCGATCGTCAAGGGCGAGGTCCCCGAGGAGCCCGGACTGCCGGAATCGTTCAACGTCCTCGTGCGCGAGCTGCAGTCGCTCTGCCTCGACATCGAGCTTCTGAAGGTCTGA
- the rpoC gene encoding DNA-directed RNA polymerase subunit beta', whose product MDTFGVPPLSPAAPAFRGTGPRDFNAIKIALASPEKIRSWSFGEVTKPETINYRTFKPERDGLFCAKIFGPITDWECLCGKYKRMKHRGVVCDKCGVEVTKSKVRRERMGHIELAAPVSHVWFFKGLPSRIGHLLDLTLRDLERILYFEAYVVVDPGPLADEENILEKVLITEERYREFKAKYGPDAFVAKMGAEAIQELLQRVNIDDLADELRLIMKTETSALKRLKAAKRLKVVDAFRRSGHRPEWMILNVIPVIPPELRPLVPLDGGRFATSDLNDLYRRVINRNNRLKKLLELRAPEVIVRNEKRMLQEAVDALFDNGRRGRVLKGTNNRPLKSLSDTLKGKSGRFRQNLLGKRVDYSGRSVIVVGPELKLHQCGLPKKMALELFKPFIYRRLEQKQLTSTIKMSKELVEQAPNEVWDALEEVIKEHPVLLNRAPTLHRLGIQAFEPVLIEGKAIKIHPLVCAAFNADFDGDQMAVHVPLSPKAQVEAQVLMLSSHNILSPAHGKPLTVPSQDLVLGLYYLTRRKEGTKGEGRVFPGFDEVLLAHGAGELDTHAGITVRYTGKLIDLESQVLGDQDIVHAEPIECKATRIETTVGRVLMSAHLPKDIPFINGTLKKKGLQDLVNYCFVNLGLPRTVEILDIVKTLGFTVATSAGISIGIDDMRIPAKKTVFVDKARKDVLEVDNQRAQGAITDGERHNKIIDIWHRATESVAEEMFKEMKAEDAAPGNEFNPIYMMADSGARGSKEQVRQLAGMRGPMSKPSGEVMEQPIISNFREGLSVLEYFISTHGARKGLADTALKTADSGYLTRRLVDVAQDVIINEEDCATLDGITVTAIVEGGEILEPLRDRIVGRYVQEDVYDPASDAPMVEANDLISEEIATAIQEAGIERVKIRSVLTCETRRGVCRKCYGRNLATGRMVDIGEAVGVIAAQSIGEPGTQLTMRTFHYGGTARVAEAARHMAKNPGVARILNALTVRKNDGTEVVVNRNSKLVIQDAKGREKERYSLAYGSVLKVIDGEEVKPGQLLVSWDPFASPILSEIAGKVVFKDIIEGENLREETDKVTGKAQRIVVETTGTTEKRAPQLVVLGVDGTERRYALPIPSNLMVADGDTVNPGDALAKKPVEKKRTRDIVGGLPRVVELFEARRPKEPAVITEVSGVVRHAGTVKGQQKLVVESEDGQKREILVPRGAHVMAQEGERVEAGDSLTEGDPSPHDILAVKGEKELQRYMTDKIQEVYRSQGVGINDKHIEVIVRQMMRSVRVEEVGDTEFLIDEQVDKFRFREENDRIVAAGGKPAQGRPLLLGITKASLSTDSFVSAASFQETTRVLTEASIAGRIDLLRGLKENVIVGRLIPAGTGMEYYRNIELEREEIPIQPDEIEEPYYDDEPPVVAADLDEEI is encoded by the coding sequence ATGGACACCTTCGGCGTTCCCCCCCTCTCGCCCGCGGCGCCCGCGTTCCGGGGCACGGGGCCGCGCGACTTCAACGCGATCAAGATCGCCCTCGCCAGTCCAGAGAAGATCCGCTCCTGGTCCTTCGGCGAGGTCACGAAGCCGGAGACGATCAACTACCGGACGTTCAAGCCGGAGAGGGACGGCCTCTTCTGCGCGAAGATCTTCGGGCCGATCACCGACTGGGAATGCCTCTGCGGCAAGTACAAGCGGATGAAGCACCGGGGCGTCGTCTGCGACAAGTGCGGCGTCGAGGTGACGAAGTCCAAGGTCCGCCGGGAGCGGATGGGGCACATCGAGCTGGCCGCGCCGGTCTCGCACGTCTGGTTCTTCAAGGGCCTCCCGAGCCGGATCGGACATCTCCTCGACCTGACCCTGCGCGACCTCGAGCGGATCCTCTACTTCGAGGCCTACGTCGTCGTCGACCCGGGTCCGCTCGCCGACGAGGAGAACATCCTCGAGAAGGTCCTCATCACCGAGGAGCGCTACCGCGAGTTCAAGGCGAAGTACGGCCCCGACGCGTTCGTCGCCAAGATGGGCGCCGAGGCGATCCAGGAGCTCCTCCAGCGGGTCAACATCGACGACCTCGCCGACGAGCTCCGCCTCATCATGAAGACCGAGACCTCGGCGCTGAAGCGGCTGAAGGCCGCCAAGCGGCTCAAGGTCGTCGACGCCTTCCGGCGCTCGGGCCACAGGCCCGAGTGGATGATCCTGAACGTCATCCCGGTCATCCCGCCGGAGCTGCGGCCCCTCGTGCCGCTCGACGGCGGCCGGTTCGCGACGTCCGACCTGAACGACCTCTACCGGCGCGTCATCAACCGCAACAACCGTCTCAAGAAGCTCCTCGAGCTGCGCGCCCCGGAGGTCATCGTCCGGAACGAGAAGCGGATGCTCCAGGAGGCGGTCGACGCCCTCTTCGACAACGGCCGCCGGGGCCGCGTCCTGAAGGGGACGAACAACCGCCCGCTCAAGTCGCTTTCCGACACCCTCAAGGGCAAGTCCGGCCGCTTCCGGCAGAACCTCCTCGGCAAGCGTGTCGACTACTCGGGCCGTTCGGTCATCGTCGTCGGACCCGAGCTGAAGCTCCACCAGTGCGGCCTTCCCAAGAAGATGGCGCTCGAGCTCTTCAAGCCGTTCATCTACCGCCGCCTCGAGCAGAAGCAGCTCACGTCGACGATCAAGATGTCCAAGGAGCTCGTCGAGCAGGCGCCGAACGAGGTGTGGGACGCTCTCGAAGAGGTCATCAAGGAGCACCCGGTCCTCCTGAACCGGGCGCCGACGCTCCACCGCCTCGGCATCCAGGCCTTCGAGCCGGTCCTCATCGAGGGCAAGGCCATCAAGATCCACCCGCTCGTCTGTGCGGCCTTCAACGCCGACTTCGACGGCGACCAGATGGCGGTCCACGTGCCGCTCTCGCCGAAGGCGCAGGTCGAGGCGCAGGTCCTGATGCTCTCGTCGCACAACATCCTCTCTCCCGCGCACGGCAAGCCGCTCACGGTGCCGTCGCAGGACCTCGTCCTCGGGCTCTACTACCTCACGCGCCGCAAGGAAGGCACCAAGGGAGAAGGACGGGTCTTCCCGGGCTTCGACGAGGTGCTCCTCGCGCACGGCGCCGGCGAGCTCGACACGCACGCCGGGATCACGGTCCGCTACACGGGGAAGCTCATCGACCTCGAGAGCCAGGTCCTCGGCGACCAGGACATCGTCCACGCCGAGCCGATCGAGTGCAAGGCGACGCGGATCGAGACGACCGTCGGCCGCGTCCTGATGTCGGCCCACCTCCCGAAGGACATCCCGTTCATCAACGGGACGCTCAAGAAGAAGGGGCTCCAGGACCTCGTCAACTACTGCTTCGTGAACCTCGGGCTCCCCCGGACGGTCGAGATCCTCGACATCGTCAAGACCCTCGGGTTCACGGTGGCGACCAGCGCCGGGATCTCGATCGGCATCGACGACATGCGGATCCCGGCGAAGAAGACGGTGTTCGTCGACAAGGCGCGCAAGGACGTCCTCGAGGTCGACAACCAGCGCGCCCAGGGCGCCATCACGGACGGCGAGCGCCACAACAAGATCATCGACATCTGGCACCGGGCGACCGAGTCCGTCGCCGAAGAGATGTTCAAGGAGATGAAGGCGGAGGACGCCGCGCCGGGGAACGAGTTCAACCCCATCTACATGATGGCCGACTCGGGCGCCCGAGGCTCCAAGGAGCAGGTGCGGCAGCTCGCCGGGATGCGCGGCCCCATGTCCAAGCCCTCGGGCGAGGTCATGGAGCAGCCGATCATCTCGAACTTCCGCGAGGGCCTCTCCGTCCTCGAGTACTTCATCTCGACCCACGGCGCCCGCAAGGGCCTCGCCGACACCGCCCTGAAGACGGCGGACTCGGGCTACCTCACCCGCCGCCTCGTCGACGTCGCCCAGGACGTCATCATCAACGAGGAGGACTGCGCCACGCTCGACGGCATCACCGTCACGGCGATCGTCGAAGGGGGCGAGATCCTCGAGCCTCTTCGCGACCGCATCGTCGGCCGGTACGTCCAGGAAGACGTCTACGACCCGGCCTCGGACGCCCCGATGGTCGAGGCGAACGACCTCATCAGCGAGGAGATCGCGACGGCGATCCAGGAGGCGGGCATCGAGCGGGTGAAGATCCGTTCGGTCCTCACCTGCGAGACCCGCCGCGGCGTCTGCCGCAAGTGCTACGGCCGGAACCTCGCGACGGGCCGAATGGTCGACATCGGCGAGGCGGTCGGCGTCATCGCGGCGCAGTCGATCGGCGAGCCCGGCACCCAGCTCACGATGCGGACGTTCCACTACGGAGGTACGGCCCGCGTCGCCGAGGCGGCCCGCCACATGGCGAAGAACCCCGGCGTGGCCCGCATCCTCAACGCCCTCACGGTCCGCAAGAACGACGGCACAGAGGTCGTCGTCAACCGCAACTCGAAGCTCGTCATCCAGGACGCCAAGGGGCGCGAGAAGGAGCGCTACTCGCTCGCCTACGGCTCCGTCCTGAAGGTGATCGACGGGGAAGAGGTGAAGCCGGGACAGCTGCTCGTGAGCTGGGACCCGTTCGCCTCGCCGATCCTCTCGGAGATCGCGGGCAAGGTCGTCTTCAAGGACATCATCGAGGGGGAGAACCTCCGCGAGGAGACCGACAAGGTCACCGGCAAGGCCCAGCGGATCGTCGTCGAGACGACCGGCACGACCGAGAAGCGGGCGCCCCAGCTCGTCGTCCTCGGCGTCGACGGGACGGAGCGCCGGTACGCCCTCCCGATTCCGTCGAACCTGATGGTGGCCGACGGCGACACCGTCAACCCCGGAGACGCGCTCGCCAAGAAGCCGGTCGAGAAGAAGCGAACCCGCGACATCGTCGGCGGCCTTCCTCGCGTCGTCGAGCTCTTCGAAGCGCGCCGGCCGAAGGAGCCCGCGGTCATCACCGAGGTTTCCGGCGTCGTCCGGCATGCCGGGACGGTGAAGGGGCAGCAGAAGCTCGTCGTGGAGTCCGAGGACGGGCAGAAGCGCGAGATCCTCGTCCCGCGCGGCGCGCACGTCATGGCCCAGGAAGGGGAGCGCGTCGAGGCCGGGGACTCCCTGACCGAGGGCGATCCTTCCCCGCACGACATTCTCGCCGTCAAGGGCGAGAAGGAGCTGCAGCGGTACATGACCGACAAGATCCAGGAGGTCTACCGCTCGCAGGGCGTCGGCATCAACGACAAGCACATCGAGGTCATCGTCCGCCAGATGATGCGGAGCGTCCGCGTCGAGGAGGTCGGCGACACCGAGTTCCTGATCGACGAGCAGGTCGACAAGTTCCGGTTCCGCGAGGAGAACGACCGGATCGTCGCGGCGGGCGGAAAGCCCGCGCAGGGGCGCCCGCTCCTCCTCGGCATCACGAAGGCCTCCCTCTCGACGGACTCGTTCGTCTCGGCGGCCTCGTTCCAGGAGACGACCCGCGTCCTCACGGAGGCTTCGATCGCAGGGCGCATCGACCTCCTTCGTGGACTGAAGGAGAACGTCATCGTGGGACGCCTCATCCCGGCGGGCACCGGGATGGAGTACTACCGCAATATCGAGCTCGAAAGGGAAGAGATCCCGATCCAGCCGGACGAGATCGAGGAGCCGTACTACGACGACGAGCCGCCGGTGGTGGCGGCGGACCTCGACGAAGAGATCTGA
- a CDS encoding 30S ribosomal protein S12, whose product MPTISQLVRKGREAVRYKTKSPALQSCPQRRGVCTQVKTTTPKKPNSALRKIARVRLTNGIEVTTYIPGIGHNLQEHSIVMIRGGRVKDLPGVRYHIIRGTLDAVGVANRKQSRSKYGAKRPKS is encoded by the coding sequence ATGCCGACGATCAGCCAGCTCGTTCGAAAGGGGCGCGAAGCGGTTCGTTACAAGACGAAGTCGCCCGCCCTGCAGTCCTGCCCGCAGCGCCGGGGGGTCTGCACCCAGGTCAAGACCACGACTCCCAAGAAGCCGAACTCGGCGCTGCGAAAGATCGCGCGCGTCCGCCTCACGAACGGCATCGAGGTCACGACGTACATCCCCGGCATCGGGCACAACCTCCAGGAGCACTCCATCGTCATGATCCGTGGCGGCCGCGTGAAGGACCTTCCCGGCGTTCGCTACCACATCATCCGTGGGACTCTCGACGCCGTCGGCGTCGCGAACCGCAAGCAGTCCCGCTCCAAGTACGGCGCCAAGCGCCCGAAGTCATAA
- the rpsG gene encoding 30S ribosomal protein S7: MPRRREVPKREVLPDPLYQSQLVTKFISSVMKCGKKSTAEGIFYGAMKQIEGKTQDDPLKTFKKALENVKPALEVKSRRVGGSTYQVPVEVKPNRRTSLAIRWIINYSQARGEKTMKDKLAGELLDAANNRGNSVKKREDTHKMAEANKAFAHYRW, encoded by the coding sequence GTGCCGCGCCGTCGCGAAGTTCCCAAGCGAGAGGTCCTTCCGGACCCGCTCTACCAGTCCCAGCTCGTCACCAAGTTCATCAGCTCCGTCATGAAGTGCGGAAAGAAGTCCACCGCCGAGGGGATCTTCTACGGCGCCATGAAGCAGATCGAGGGCAAGACCCAGGACGATCCGCTCAAGACGTTCAAGAAGGCCCTGGAGAACGTCAAGCCGGCCCTCGAGGTCAAGTCCCGCCGCGTCGGCGGCTCGACCTACCAGGTCCCGGTCGAGGTGAAGCCGAATCGCCGGACGTCTCTCGCGATCCGCTGGATCATCAACTACTCGCAGGCCCGTGGCGAGAAGACCATGAAAGACAAGCTCGCGGGCGAGCTCCTGGACGCGGCCAACAACCGCGGGAATTCCGTGAAGAAAAGGGAGGATACCCACAAGATGGCGGAGGCCAATAAAGCCTTCGCGCACTACCGCTGGTAG